A region of Oceanicoccus sp. KOV_DT_Chl DNA encodes the following proteins:
- a CDS encoding Asp/Glu racemase, which yields MENYQIARRAQIGVLIPSTNTGVEYDLQKFGLDGVTWHPSRFWIELKNWADEKAATGDSENVVFERFLDLMRDEMPPAIKNVLSSKISHLMLGMSAETFWGGKEGNIEFEKAVREQLPAGFGLTTGATASHDALQAFGAKKISVITPYPPVGDDNVRQYFTEIGYEVKAVKGLNRPSATAIAETSIKEVMDAIKEVDGDDVDAILQCGTNLSTVDIFPTLEHWLEKPLIPINIATVWHALRACGINDKITGKGRLLEEF from the coding sequence ATGGAAAATTATCAAATTGCTCGTCGGGCACAAATCGGTGTATTGATTCCTTCAACGAATACCGGAGTCGAATACGATTTACAAAAATTCGGTTTGGACGGGGTGACTTGGCATCCATCGCGTTTTTGGATTGAGTTAAAAAACTGGGCCGATGAAAAAGCGGCTACCGGTGATAGTGAAAATGTGGTGTTCGAACGCTTTCTGGATTTAATGCGTGATGAAATGCCACCAGCAATAAAAAATGTATTAAGCTCAAAAATTTCTCACCTGATGCTGGGGATGTCCGCAGAAACTTTCTGGGGCGGCAAAGAAGGTAATATAGAATTTGAAAAAGCCGTGCGCGAGCAGCTGCCTGCAGGTTTTGGTTTAACCACTGGCGCTACTGCCAGCCACGATGCGCTGCAGGCTTTTGGCGCCAAAAAGATTTCGGTTATCACGCCGTACCCACCGGTAGGCGATGACAATGTGCGCCAGTATTTCACTGAAATTGGTTATGAAGTAAAAGCAGTGAAAGGTTTGAATCGTCCGTCAGCAACAGCGATTGCTGAAACGTCGATTAAGGAAGTGATGGATGCAATAAAAGAAGTGGACGGGGATGACGTTGATGCTATTTTGCAGTGCGGTACCAACCTCTCTACCGTTGATATTTTCCCGACTTTGGAACACTGGTTGGAGAAACCGTTAATCCCCATCAATATTGCCACGGTATGGCATGCATTGAGAGCCTGCGGTATTAACGATAAGATCACAGGCAAAGGGCGACTGTTAGAAGAGTTTTAA
- a CDS encoding YkvA family protein, with the protein MDENTPDYPASYSEQGFWKKLANYAKTAGSEVVERALLLYYAAQKPAVPAWARATIIASLGYFISPIDAIPDLTPLLGYSDDLGVLALAIATVAAYIDDEVRQQAKAKMQQWFMGANEE; encoded by the coding sequence ATGGATGAGAACACGCCGGATTATCCCGCCAGTTATTCTGAACAAGGTTTTTGGAAAAAACTGGCGAACTACGCCAAAACTGCGGGTAGTGAAGTAGTGGAGAGGGCCTTGTTACTTTACTATGCCGCGCAAAAACCCGCCGTGCCTGCTTGGGCAAGGGCTACCATTATTGCTTCGTTGGGCTATTTTATTTCGCCTATTGATGCTATCCCTGATTTAACTCCCTTGTTAGGTTATAGCGATGATCTGGGTGTGTTGGCGTTGGCGATTGCAACGGTGGCGGCCTATATCGATGATGAGGTTCGGCAGCAGGCAAAGGCGAAAATGCAGCAATGGTTTATGGGCGCTAATGAGGAGTAA
- a CDS encoding pyridoxamine 5'-phosphate oxidase family protein: MKIHPKSQWHLSEIEQFIQLQHIPIRLACIDHDDFPLVCSLWFYYSDGCFWSASHKNSHIIKVLSKNSKVAFEIATNDYPYKGVRGKATIEISKDEQGVLPRLIDRYLGNSNEPLREWLLSRIDDEYAIKIAPTTINAWDFSTRMEA; the protein is encoded by the coding sequence ATGAAAATTCACCCAAAAAGCCAGTGGCATCTAAGTGAGATTGAACAATTTATTCAATTGCAGCACATCCCCATTCGTTTGGCGTGCATTGACCACGACGATTTTCCTTTAGTCTGCTCCTTATGGTTTTACTATAGCGATGGCTGTTTTTGGTCGGCATCCCATAAAAATTCTCACATCATTAAAGTACTCAGTAAAAATTCAAAAGTAGCATTCGAAATTGCCACCAATGACTACCCTTATAAAGGTGTGCGCGGCAAAGCCACCATTGAGATTAGTAAAGACGAGCAAGGCGTATTGCCACGATTAATAGATCGCTACCTCGGCAACAGCAATGAGCCTTTGAGAGAGTGGCTGTTAAGCAGAATTGACGACGAATACGCGATTAAAATAGCACCAACAACTATTAATGCCTGGGATTTCTCAACAAGGATGGAAGCGTAA
- a CDS encoding MFS transporter, giving the protein MSTTNSPTARPNTFLGFIDLNEGVGFGNMVTFYFACFTGIMLAAFTPQLQPYILDEFLKIPSSEQGMITGNLAFYGEITIILTTGIWGTLSDKIGRRPLMAGSYLIVALSMYLYPRVTSYDELIVARIIFNAGIGAYSCIIITLMADYARDNSRGKASGLLGMGNGLGAMLSVFILLQLPAFFQGQGMDPIEAGYATYNTAAIIAIVTAVIMWFGLKKIEVVQVAGSKSESMLSLAKQGLTAGKDPGVALAYGASFIARGNVALVGAFFTLWLKDYGIEEKAMSSADALAKAGMILGIAQSIALLSAPVFGILTDRINRTTALIITLVCSVIGYCGTYFVSDPFSAGMLVCAAFIGMAEVGCIITSAVLISQQTPVKIRGSVMGFFNLSGGVGILISAVVGGWLFDNWLGQGPFVFMGAMALVVLVWAILVKDKIVPLNENAQLSAGH; this is encoded by the coding sequence ATGAGCACAACAAACTCCCCCACTGCACGACCGAACACCTTCCTTGGTTTCATTGATCTCAATGAAGGCGTCGGCTTTGGCAATATGGTCACTTTTTACTTTGCCTGCTTTACCGGCATTATGCTGGCGGCTTTCACGCCACAGCTGCAACCTTATATTCTCGATGAATTTTTGAAAATACCCAGCTCAGAACAGGGCATGATTACCGGTAATCTGGCTTTTTATGGTGAGATCACCATCATCCTAACCACCGGCATCTGGGGCACACTGTCAGATAAAATTGGACGACGGCCGTTGATGGCAGGCAGCTATTTAATTGTTGCCTTAAGCATGTATCTATACCCTCGCGTCACCAGCTATGACGAACTGATCGTGGCGAGAATTATTTTTAACGCCGGTATCGGCGCTTATAGCTGCATCATCATCACCCTGATGGCGGACTACGCAAGAGACAATAGCCGCGGCAAAGCATCAGGACTACTGGGAATGGGGAACGGACTGGGCGCTATGTTGAGTGTTTTTATCCTGCTTCAACTACCAGCTTTTTTTCAGGGTCAGGGTATGGACCCCATTGAGGCGGGTTATGCGACCTATAATACTGCCGCAATTATCGCCATAGTAACCGCAGTAATCATGTGGTTTGGATTGAAAAAAATTGAAGTGGTACAGGTTGCTGGCAGCAAATCTGAAAGCATGTTGTCACTCGCGAAACAAGGCCTGACTGCCGGTAAGGACCCTGGTGTCGCACTCGCTTACGGCGCCTCATTCATCGCCCGCGGCAATGTCGCCCTGGTTGGCGCTTTTTTTACGCTCTGGCTTAAAGATTACGGGATTGAAGAAAAAGCCATGTCCAGCGCCGACGCACTTGCCAAAGCCGGTATGATTTTGGGTATTGCTCAATCTATTGCTCTGCTATCAGCCCCTGTATTCGGCATCCTAACCGACCGCATTAATCGCACCACCGCACTGATTATCACGCTGGTTTGCTCGGTTATTGGTTATTGCGGCACCTACTTCGTTTCCGACCCCTTTAGTGCTGGCATGCTTGTCTGTGCCGCCTTTATCGGCATGGCGGAAGTTGGCTGCATCATTACTAGCGCGGTGTTAATTTCGCAACAGACACCGGTAAAAATACGCGGCTCAGTGATGGGATTCTTCAACTTAAGTGGCGGTGTTGGTATTTTAATTTCTGCAGTAGTGGGTGGCTGGTTATTTGACAATTGGCTAGGTCAAGGCCCGTTTGTATTTATGGGCGCAATGGCGCTGGTAGTTCTGGTATGGGCAATTTTGGTGAAGGATAAAATTGTCCCCTTAAATGAAAATGCCCAGCTATCGGCCGGGCATTAA
- a CDS encoding carbon-nitrogen hydrolase family protein gives MSESSTIRVAAAQFHIGHDLDENLQTCLRMIRKAAECKPDLIVLPEFCNHLSWYEDQQHCDRVSVSLDGDWLKAIAAAVKEVATYLVINVTVLREDGACTGTSLLYSPKGELLADNDKQIYIGHENDFLRPAQVEGPIIDTPLGKLGMYACMDGVINETPRCLSLNGAQLILNSVNSFAPDEGSLHMPVRAAENRVFMIAANKVGPLIPDFLMDPVSEATGIPKPFLCGAGDSQIVAPDGTVLAIAGNEEEVIFADINPADALNKVNASGTDIFASRRPDLYGVITTDPASQPQSEYRGAEKASAAMIQLSQTGPAAIEEAIEYVTKAVADGAQVVVLPELFFVADSANPDLIAAAKDSQALIEKFTAIAGQAVVVCSLVVVEAAEYFHTTVAIDQTGVIAAQKQLHACARLAWSALGNDVVTVNTDFGRLGLVTGGDTIYPEMFRLVAMQGAEVVAVPFAVQEKWELETGLIERAAENRLNVVAVTQPSPLGCSFANKLHKDFTVMTPWQERAFDGNLTYPIITKAGMAAGITLAELTPINAQDKVVSLGTDLIRNRPWRVAGAISRQ, from the coding sequence ATGAGTGAGAGTTCAACAATCCGTGTAGCGGCCGCCCAGTTTCATATTGGCCATGATCTTGATGAGAATTTACAGACCTGCTTACGAATGATTCGTAAGGCGGCTGAGTGTAAGCCTGACCTGATTGTTTTGCCTGAGTTTTGTAATCACTTGTCCTGGTATGAAGATCAGCAACATTGTGATCGAGTATCCGTCAGCCTGGATGGTGATTGGTTAAAAGCGATTGCCGCTGCGGTGAAAGAAGTGGCTACCTATTTGGTCATCAATGTGACAGTGCTGCGTGAAGATGGCGCTTGTACTGGCACTTCCTTGCTGTATTCCCCTAAGGGAGAATTGCTGGCCGATAACGATAAGCAGATTTATATTGGCCATGAGAATGATTTTCTGCGTCCAGCTCAGGTTGAAGGCCCGATTATCGACACGCCTTTAGGTAAGTTGGGAATGTACGCTTGTATGGACGGGGTGATAAATGAAACCCCTCGCTGCCTGAGCCTGAATGGCGCGCAATTAATTTTAAATAGTGTGAATTCCTTTGCCCCTGATGAAGGTTCTCTGCATATGCCGGTGCGGGCAGCAGAGAATCGGGTGTTTATGATAGCCGCCAATAAAGTTGGCCCTTTGATCCCTGATTTTTTAATGGATCCTGTAAGTGAGGCGACCGGAATCCCCAAGCCGTTTTTATGTGGCGCGGGCGATAGCCAAATTGTGGCGCCTGATGGCACGGTGTTAGCTATTGCCGGTAATGAAGAAGAAGTTATTTTTGCCGATATTAATCCCGCTGATGCACTTAATAAAGTAAATGCCAGTGGCACCGATATTTTTGCCAGCCGCCGCCCGGATTTGTACGGGGTCATTACCACTGATCCGGCGAGTCAGCCACAGTCTGAATATCGTGGTGCCGAAAAAGCCTCCGCTGCGATGATTCAATTATCGCAAACAGGCCCTGCTGCTATAGAGGAGGCAATTGAATATGTTACTAAAGCCGTTGCAGATGGCGCTCAGGTAGTGGTATTGCCAGAATTGTTTTTTGTTGCCGATAGTGCCAATCCTGATTTAATTGCTGCAGCAAAAGACTCTCAGGCGTTAATAGAAAAGTTTACTGCTATTGCAGGGCAAGCCGTGGTGGTGTGCTCATTGGTGGTGGTAGAAGCTGCGGAATATTTTCATACCACCGTGGCGATTGATCAAACCGGGGTGATTGCTGCACAAAAGCAATTACATGCATGCGCGCGTTTAGCCTGGTCGGCCTTAGGCAATGACGTCGTTACTGTTAATACAGATTTTGGTCGCTTGGGTTTAGTGACGGGTGGCGATACTATTTACCCGGAAATGTTCCGCTTGGTGGCTATGCAAGGCGCCGAAGTGGTCGCTGTGCCGTTTGCAGTACAGGAAAAATGGGAGCTGGAAACTGGCCTGATTGAGCGTGCTGCTGAAAACCGATTGAATGTAGTGGCGGTCACTCAGCCATCGCCATTAGGTTGTAGTTTTGCTAATAAGCTACACAAAGATTTTACCGTTATGACGCCGTGGCAAGAGCGGGCGTTCGATGGTAATTTGACCTACCCGATTATTACTAAGGCCGGTATGGCTGCGGGTATTACCTTGGCAGAATTAACGCCGATTAATGCTCAGGATAAAGTTGTATCCCTTGGTACCGATTTAATTCGCAATCGTCCTTGGCGAGTAGCCGGTGCGATTAGCAGGCAGTAA
- a CDS encoding acyl-CoA dehydrogenase family protein — translation MSKLTGEYYVENLSADERKIQEIVESILPSLKEKSIEVDISAEFYRPHVKTLADVGLMGLMVPKEYGGLGGGLRDLCASVFAISTACPSTAMAYFFQCSSTSRGVLLLKAIEAGLFEDKDEEARAKAWAERLLRIIGEGKNWTGNFTSEGAKSEKAKLTIETVAKKVDGGYVLNGVKSFACAYDVANYYLVTASLEGTDDAGGLCTFIVDSKTEGLDRRIKWDAMGLRGSATDGLVMTDVFVPQDMCLDIQGAFVKSMSMSRGSFVGNQVAGPAVYLGVAHSIYEETKKNLRTKTYKDTGATYATNPVYQNIFGQMMQDYHTAVLFMRRQLDLETSEPPILPKDEVVKLWRLSKGIIAEAAFGVAQGALKIAGTSGTLGTAPQSRAMRDIGMGLVQGFSPEMGRADAAKTELLEQAEAQFAAAKK, via the coding sequence GTGAGTAAATTAACTGGTGAATATTACGTTGAGAATCTGAGTGCCGATGAACGGAAAATTCAGGAGATCGTAGAAAGCATCCTGCCGTCGTTAAAAGAAAAATCAATCGAAGTGGATATCTCCGCAGAATTTTATCGCCCTCATGTAAAAACACTTGCCGATGTTGGATTGATGGGGTTGATGGTACCTAAAGAGTACGGTGGTTTAGGTGGTGGATTACGCGATCTTTGTGCTTCGGTATTTGCCATCAGTACTGCCTGTCCTTCTACTGCGATGGCTTACTTTTTTCAGTGTTCTTCGACATCGCGTGGTGTGCTGTTATTAAAGGCGATTGAAGCGGGTTTGTTTGAAGATAAAGATGAAGAAGCGCGCGCCAAAGCTTGGGCTGAAAGATTATTGCGTATTATTGGCGAAGGCAAAAACTGGACGGGTAACTTTACTTCAGAGGGTGCCAAGTCAGAAAAGGCCAAGCTAACAATCGAAACTGTCGCTAAAAAAGTGGACGGCGGTTATGTATTGAACGGAGTAAAATCTTTCGCTTGTGCCTACGATGTTGCCAATTACTATTTGGTTACCGCCTCGCTCGAAGGCACTGATGATGCTGGAGGTTTGTGTACTTTTATTGTGGATAGTAAAACCGAAGGTTTGGATCGTCGGATTAAATGGGATGCAATGGGCTTGCGTGGTAGTGCGACTGACGGTTTGGTGATGACAGATGTTTTTGTGCCGCAGGACATGTGTCTGGATATTCAAGGGGCATTCGTGAAATCAATGTCAATGTCGCGCGGATCTTTTGTAGGTAATCAGGTTGCAGGTCCCGCAGTCTATTTAGGTGTGGCCCACTCCATCTATGAAGAAACCAAAAAGAATTTACGTACTAAAACCTATAAGGATACCGGCGCCACTTATGCAACTAATCCGGTGTATCAAAATATTTTTGGTCAGATGATGCAGGATTATCATACGGCAGTATTATTTATGCGTCGACAGCTGGATCTGGAAACTTCAGAGCCACCTATTTTGCCAAAGGATGAAGTTGTTAAGTTGTGGCGTTTAAGCAAGGGTATTATTGCTGAGGCGGCGTTTGGTGTGGCGCAGGGTGCTTTAAAAATTGCTGGTACCTCCGGTACTTTGGGTACAGCGCCACAGTCTCGTGCCATGCGTGATATCGGCATGGGGTTGGTGCAGGGCTTTTCGCCTGAAATGGGTAGAGCTGATGCGGCTAAAACTGAATTGTTGGAACAAGCTGAGGCTCAATTTGCTGCGGCAAAAAAATAG
- a CDS encoding aldehyde dehydrogenase — MIERGLIIGGVEQAAASGETFDVLSPATEQVIGRVARGAKADVDLAVAAARNGFTQWHRLTPSAREAVLLRAADIMAEQGEQRYLDLLIDESGSVINKARYEIARTADLLRAAAGEVRRLYGETMPNDSPDRISMVFREPLGVVAAIVPYNAPLLLLTKMTAFPLAAGNSIVIKPSEETPLIAIEYAKLLVEAGLPADAVSVVTGFGAECGSPLVEHDDINAIALTGSTATGKAIGKIAMEKMRPTQLELGGKSALVVLNDFDAKSAAKIAIEGMFTHAGQICMANSRIVVEAGIFDEFIAELKAGCEQLVVGDVRDTKSAYGPLINRNALNKVLAHIEDAKSRGTALLTGGEVHQGLTLQPTVLLEPSREATAWRDESFGPLTSVVKAQDLDDAIALANDSVFALSAAVLTHNIQRGFKAAREIRSGAVHIGMHSFQSNAMAPIGGMGDSGIGRSGGKYSTEEFTELKWISVELGG, encoded by the coding sequence ATGATTGAACGTGGTTTGATAATTGGTGGTGTCGAGCAGGCAGCCGCCTCAGGTGAAACTTTTGATGTTTTGTCCCCGGCAACTGAGCAGGTTATTGGTAGGGTTGCTCGTGGTGCTAAAGCAGATGTCGATTTGGCGGTAGCTGCTGCACGTAACGGTTTTACCCAGTGGCACCGCCTGACGCCTAGCGCACGTGAAGCTGTTCTGTTGCGTGCAGCCGATATTATGGCAGAGCAGGGTGAGCAGCGTTATCTCGACTTATTAATCGATGAAAGTGGCTCGGTCATTAATAAGGCTCGTTATGAAATCGCTCGCACCGCGGATTTATTACGAGCCGCTGCTGGTGAAGTTCGTCGTTTGTATGGCGAGACCATGCCGAATGACAGCCCCGATAGAATTTCCATGGTTTTCCGTGAGCCTTTGGGGGTTGTCGCTGCCATAGTGCCTTATAACGCACCATTGCTATTGCTGACCAAAATGACGGCATTTCCGCTGGCAGCGGGCAATAGTATTGTCATTAAACCCTCGGAAGAAACCCCGCTAATTGCCATTGAATATGCCAAGTTACTGGTAGAGGCTGGATTACCTGCTGATGCCGTTAGTGTAGTTACAGGATTTGGTGCGGAGTGCGGTTCGCCATTAGTTGAGCATGATGATATCAACGCTATCGCCTTAACCGGTTCTACGGCTACCGGTAAAGCGATTGGAAAAATCGCGATGGAAAAAATGCGTCCGACCCAATTAGAGTTGGGTGGAAAATCTGCCTTAGTAGTACTGAATGATTTTGATGCTAAGTCCGCCGCTAAAATTGCCATCGAAGGGATGTTTACCCACGCCGGTCAAATTTGTATGGCTAACTCAAGGATCGTTGTTGAGGCTGGTATTTTTGATGAATTTATTGCTGAACTTAAAGCAGGTTGCGAACAATTGGTTGTAGGTGATGTGCGCGATACAAAATCGGCGTACGGCCCGTTGATTAATCGCAATGCCTTAAACAAAGTGCTCGCTCATATTGAAGATGCAAAAAGTCGTGGTACCGCTTTGCTGACCGGTGGTGAAGTGCATCAAGGTTTGACGCTGCAACCAACCGTGTTGCTGGAGCCTTCTCGTGAAGCGACAGCCTGGCGGGATGAAAGCTTTGGCCCACTTACCAGCGTGGTTAAGGCGCAGGACCTGGATGATGCTATCGCATTAGCCAACGACAGTGTGTTTGCGTTATCGGCGGCAGTGTTAACCCATAATATTCAACGCGGTTTTAAAGCGGCTCGTGAAATTCGTTCCGGTGCGGTCCATATTGGCATGCACTCTTTTCAGAGTAATGCGATGGCGCCAATAGGTGGTATGGGTGATTCCGGTATCGGTCGCAGCGGTGGTAAATACAGCACAGAGGAATTTACTGAGCTGAAGTGGATCAGTGTTGAGTTAGGTGGTTAA
- a CDS encoding alpha/beta fold hydrolase, with translation MSIRRDYIDTAIGQIHYRSSGDSRLGVPLILLHQVPSSSAMYDALLTELAEDYWMIAPDMPGFGGSDPLPGSITIEAIAKVFHEALSNLGVSQCYLFGHHTGASVAVQLEYDFPGVCKKMALSGPTLLNDSLRELLPTISCAFPVQEDGSHLIQMWQRIRGKDNDAPLSISQRETLLGIELGERYPDAYMAVIAQDYATQLAAIQCPTLIFAGTQDPLYGQLDDALALLSQGTRKEIKDGRTYGCERDADKMAVLLKDFFQ, from the coding sequence ATGAGCATTCGTCGCGATTATATTGATACAGCTATTGGTCAAATACACTATCGAAGCAGTGGTGATAGCCGTTTAGGCGTACCGCTAATTTTATTGCATCAGGTTCCTAGTTCTTCCGCTATGTATGATGCATTGCTGACGGAATTGGCGGAAGACTATTGGATGATTGCGCCGGACATGCCGGGTTTTGGTGGCAGTGATCCTTTGCCGGGCAGTATAACCATTGAAGCTATTGCTAAAGTATTTCACGAAGCGTTGTCTAACTTGGGGGTTAGCCAATGTTACCTGTTTGGCCATCACACCGGTGCCTCAGTTGCGGTGCAACTGGAATATGATTTTCCTGGCGTATGTAAAAAAATGGCGCTGTCTGGTCCGACCTTGCTTAATGATAGCTTGCGTGAATTACTGCCGACAATTTCCTGTGCTTTTCCTGTGCAGGAAGATGGTAGCCATTTAATACAAATGTGGCAGCGTATTCGTGGTAAGGATAACGATGCGCCACTGAGTATAAGTCAGCGTGAAACGTTGCTGGGTATTGAGTTGGGGGAGCGCTACCCCGATGCCTACATGGCTGTTATTGCGCAAGATTACGCTACCCAGTTGGCCGCTATACAATGCCCAACACTTATTTTTGCTGGTACTCAAGACCCTTTGTACGGTCAGTTGGATGATGCGCTGGCTTTGTTGTCGCAAGGGACGAGGAAAGAAATTAAAGATGGTCGTACTTACGGCTGTGAGCGGGATGCCGACAAAATGGCGGTCCTGCTAAAGGATTTTTTTCAATAA
- a CDS encoding isochorismatase family protein encodes MDLERKALGLGDKPALVLVDMINGFTSSKCPLGTDCPEVVAANKTLLEAFRAKGLPVFFTTVVYRNDDDATVFRGRISALNVLTPDSDWVLVDPELEPIDGEVLIEKCWASSFFKTDLDQQLRAIGADSIVVTGLTTSGCVRATVVDGLQNNYPVVVPVEAVGDRNQEAHEANLHDMHAKYAEVQTVQDVINHLNSM; translated from the coding sequence ATGGATCTGGAACGCAAAGCCCTTGGCTTGGGTGATAAGCCTGCACTGGTGTTAGTTGATATGATCAATGGCTTTACCAGTTCAAAATGTCCGTTGGGAACCGATTGCCCTGAAGTGGTGGCGGCTAATAAAACGTTGTTGGAAGCATTTAGAGCCAAAGGGCTACCGGTGTTTTTTACTACCGTTGTTTATCGTAATGATGATGACGCCACTGTTTTTCGTGGCCGTATTAGTGCGCTGAATGTTTTAACGCCTGACTCTGACTGGGTGTTGGTTGACCCTGAGTTGGAGCCTATTGATGGTGAAGTATTAATCGAGAAATGTTGGGCGAGTTCGTTTTTTAAAACGGATTTGGATCAACAGCTTCGAGCCATTGGTGCTGACTCTATAGTGGTCACAGGGCTAACGACTAGTGGTTGTGTGCGAGCCACAGTAGTTGATGGCTTGCAGAATAATTACCCGGTAGTGGTGCCTGTTGAGGCGGTCGGAGATCGCAATCAGGAAGCGCATGAAGCAAATTTACACGACATGCACGCGAAATATGCTGAAGTGCAAACTGTGCAAGATGTAATTAATCATTTAAATAGCATGTAA
- a CDS encoding sodium/proline symporter, protein MDKVTIVLVTLVVYKIFLIGVGLWAQRRTHDEADFFLGGRGLGPVVAAISYSASSSSAWTLLGVSGAAFVMGLSAIWLVIGAVLGMLFAWVFVGQRLMVFSREHNLLTLTDFLALGAEGFWRKAIVYSASIIIIFAFSFYVAAQFQGAGNTFHQTFNISMTNSIVLGAVIIMIYTFLGGFWAVSVTDTVQGFLMAIAAILLPTAALIAVGGIDGFVTGLQAVSTPEQMSFTGAFSGWTALGFVLGATGVAFGTFGQPHLLVRFMALRDEKSLRQARLITVLWFFVVFGGMCFVGLVGHILIPEVVNPEYIFFELTDYLFPPVIAAVLVAAVLSAIMSTADSQLLVGASAVSYDLGLSKRFPSKALLISRLAIAILVVLAVVVSLTLPSTIFKRALLAWTALGAAFGPLVLLRVSGVNIVPKGVFFGMVTGFTLAVFFHFNPGSFVQNYISDSLPATIFERILSFVAGLVVLLFFRQRQLLNEKVV, encoded by the coding sequence ATGGATAAAGTCACCATCGTTCTAGTTACGCTGGTTGTTTATAAAATCTTTTTGATCGGTGTAGGGTTGTGGGCGCAGCGGCGTACTCACGATGAAGCAGATTTTTTTCTTGGCGGTCGTGGTCTAGGTCCCGTTGTCGCCGCTATTAGCTACTCGGCGAGTTCATCTTCTGCCTGGACTTTGTTGGGCGTCAGTGGGGCGGCCTTTGTGATGGGCTTGTCTGCTATATGGCTGGTGATTGGCGCTGTTTTGGGAATGTTATTCGCGTGGGTTTTTGTTGGTCAGCGATTAATGGTATTTAGTCGCGAGCATAATTTGCTGACCTTGACAGACTTTCTTGCACTGGGTGCTGAGGGTTTTTGGCGCAAGGCTATTGTTTACTCCGCGTCCATTATCATTATTTTTGCTTTTTCTTTTTATGTTGCCGCTCAATTTCAAGGGGCTGGCAATACCTTTCACCAGACGTTTAATATTTCAATGACTAACAGCATTGTGCTTGGTGCGGTCATTATAATGATTTATACCTTTCTCGGTGGTTTTTGGGCCGTCAGTGTGACGGATACAGTGCAGGGGTTTTTAATGGCCATAGCGGCTATTTTGTTGCCTACTGCTGCACTGATTGCTGTGGGAGGTATTGATGGTTTTGTTACCGGCCTGCAGGCGGTGAGTACACCTGAGCAAATGAGTTTCACCGGCGCTTTTTCGGGGTGGACGGCACTGGGGTTTGTATTAGGAGCAACCGGTGTGGCGTTCGGTACCTTCGGTCAGCCGCATTTGTTGGTGCGTTTTATGGCTCTAAGAGATGAAAAATCACTGCGACAGGCGCGGTTAATTACGGTGTTATGGTTTTTTGTTGTGTTTGGTGGCATGTGTTTTGTTGGCTTGGTTGGTCATATACTGATTCCGGAAGTTGTAAACCCAGAGTATATTTTCTTTGAATTAACAGATTATTTATTTCCGCCGGTGATTGCCGCGGTACTAGTGGCTGCAGTGTTGTCCGCGATTATGTCGACCGCAGATAGCCAATTGTTGGTGGGGGCGTCGGCAGTATCTTATGACTTGGGTTTAAGTAAGCGGTTTCCCAGTAAGGCGCTATTGATCTCTCGTTTAGCGATTGCAATACTGGTGGTGTTGGCGGTGGTGGTTTCATTAACTTTGCCATCGACTATTTTTAAGCGTGCGTTATTGGCGTGGACAGCCTTGGGCGCTGCGTTTGGGCCGTTAGTATTGTTGCGGGTGTCGGGGGTGAATATCGTACCTAAAGGTGTATTTTTCGGTATGGTTACTGGCTTTACATTGGCAGTATTTTTTCACTTCAATCCCGGAAGTTTTGTCCAAAATTATATTTCTGACAGTTTGCCTGCGACAATTTTTGAGCGAATTTTATCGTTTGTAGCGGGCTTGGTCGTGCTGCTGTTTTTTCGCCAGCGGCAATTACTAAATGAGAAGGTCGTATGA